The nucleotide window CGGGGCCAGCTCCGCCAGCGGCATCGGTTCGCCCTGTGCGTCCTCCTGCTGGACCACAGCCACAGCGTCGAAGTCCGGGCTCCGAAGAAAACGATCCAGCCATTCGGGACGCATCGCCTGCCCCGGCGGCACGCAGGCCCGCGCTACGTCCCGGCCACAAGCCTCTCCAATTGTGGCATAGCGTTCGGCGCGACTTCCCGCAATCACCACGAGCATGCGGTGCCGGACGAGGCTCCGCACCGCCAGCTCCATGAATCGGTCAACGGCCCCAGGGAGTAGGATGACGGGCTGCGAGGTACTGAAAAGCTGGCCCAGGCTTGAAGAGGTCACGCGGGCTTGAGCCAGGTGTCCAACGTTCCCTCCGATACGACCTCTTCAGCTTTGACCAGCCGCACTCCGGCGTCTCCCCAGTCGCGCAGCGCGTGCTCGCCCAGCTCATAACGCACCGCCTTCACCGCGTCTGTCACCACGAAGAGCCGAGTGTGGGGACGACGGGCGAGCCACCCCTCGACCACGTGGCGCACGCAGATTTCGAGCGGGAGCCCATACACCACGACCGCCTCGGGATCGAGGGCGCGAACCACGGTGTCGGTGTTGGGATTGCTGAATACGTCGAAGTGGCGCTTCAGAATCAGGAGATTGCCGGCGTGACGGCTCAGCCCAAGCCGCAGGACCTCGGGCTCCTGGCGATCAAAGCTGATTGCCAGCGCATCCGGCAGAGCCGTCTCCGGGATCTTCTGCTGTCCCGGCGTTCCCCGAACGCAGTGGGGCGGCCAGGTCGTTTCGAAATCCGGGTGATCGCTGAACTCCGAATCGCCAGGGAGGTGTTCTTCGGCGCTGGCGACGATGCGAATGCCGTTGGTGTGGGCGTAGTCGGTGAGCGCCGCCAGTCGGGGCACGATCGCCTCGGCGCGGGGGACGTGAAGCTTCCCGTCGGGGGAAATGAAGTCGCATTGGGTATCGACATCCCAGAAGATGAGTCGGTTCACGATGGGGTACTGTCCTCCTCGGAAGCGGCGCCGAACTGTTCGTGCCGGAACTGGTTCAGCGTCCGGCGCAGCTGCCGGGCGCCACCGGGATACAAGTCAATCAACCGGCGCAACTCGGTCATGGCACGACCCGGCG belongs to Candidatus Polarisedimenticolia bacterium and includes:
- a CDS encoding isochorismatase family protein, whose amino-acid sequence is MNRLIFWDVDTQCDFISPDGKLHVPRAEAIVPRLAALTDYAHTNGIRIVASAEEHLPGDSEFSDHPDFETTWPPHCVRGTPGQQKIPETALPDALAISFDRQEPEVLRLGLSRHAGNLLILKRHFDVFSNPNTDTVVRALDPEAVVVYGLPLEICVRHVVEGWLARRPHTRLFVVTDAVKAVRYELGEHALRDWGDAGVRLVKAEEVVSEGTLDTWLKPA